In Luteibaculum oceani, one DNA window encodes the following:
- the gldA gene encoding gliding motility-associated ABC transporter ATP-binding subunit GldA: MSILVENITKEYGIQKALNGVSFEIKTGDVVGFLGPNGAGKSTMMKILTGFIPPTEGKASIVGLDVEEQSLLVREKVGYLPEHNPLYLDMYVKEYLHFVADIFGIKNKKARVEDMIAQVGLTREQKKKIGALSKGYRQRVGLAQALIHDPEVLILDEPTSGLDPNQIIEIRDLIKRVGASKTVMLSTHIMQEVEAICNRVIIINKGNIVADNQVDEIVEEGIDTAVLSVEFSGAIAEKDLLSLEGIVTAKHLKDHQWLLEYKASMDLRKSVFDLAVKKDLAVLGLNKEKRSLEEVFKDVTKD; this comes from the coding sequence ATGTCGATTCTTGTTGAAAATATCACCAAAGAATACGGAATTCAGAAGGCGTTAAACGGAGTGTCTTTCGAAATTAAAACGGGAGATGTGGTAGGATTTCTTGGACCCAATGGTGCAGGGAAGAGTACCATGATGAAGATCTTAACCGGTTTTATTCCTCCTACCGAGGGAAAGGCTTCTATTGTTGGATTGGATGTTGAGGAACAATCACTTTTGGTTAGAGAAAAGGTGGGTTATCTACCAGAGCACAATCCGCTTTATTTGGATATGTACGTTAAGGAATACCTGCATTTTGTTGCGGATATTTTTGGGATTAAGAATAAAAAGGCTCGAGTAGAAGACATGATAGCCCAGGTGGGTTTAACTCGGGAGCAGAAAAAGAAAATTGGGGCGCTTTCAAAAGGGTATCGACAAAGGGTTGGTTTAGCGCAGGCGCTTATTCACGATCCAGAGGTACTTATTTTGGATGAACCTACCAGTGGATTAGATCCCAATCAAATAATAGAAATTAGAGACCTGATTAAGCGTGTTGGTGCATCTAAAACGGTAATGCTTTCTACCCATATTATGCAGGAAGTAGAGGCGATATGTAACCGCGTTATTATTATTAACAAGGGAAATATTGTGGCAGATAATCAGGTGGATGAAATTGTTGAGGAAGGAATAGATACGGCGGTATTATCTGTTGAATTTTCAGGTGCAATTGCAGAGAAAGATCTATTGAGCTTGGAGGGTATAGTAACCGCCAAGCACTTAAAAGATCACCAGTGGTTGCTGGAATACAAAGCCAGCATGGATTTAAGAAAATCTGTGTTCGATTTGGCCGTTAAAAAAGACCTAGCCGTTTTAGGGCTTAACAAGGAAAAAAGAAGTTTAGAAGAAGTATTTAAGGACGTAACAAAAGATTAA
- the rsgA gene encoding ribosome small subunit-dependent GTPase A: MRGQVYKSTGSWYKVKDEKGEFWNCRTKGKLRLAGIKSTNPVAVGDFIEFEKDENSPEQEGIIKEIYDRKNYLLRKSTNLSKQTHVIAANVDLLFLVVTIDNPPTSFGFIDRFLVMAEAFNVPVHILINKWDLYQNESLEKAEEYVQLYTSVGYPVTRLSVETGEGIEELKTLIKDKCIVFSGHSGVGKSSLLKLLAPDLDIRIGDTSSVHQKGKHTTTFAEMFDLDFNARIIDTPGIKGFGITRLEKDEIALYFKEMKALLDDCKFYNCKHLNEPNCAVKEAVVDGEIAESRYYSYLNMMEDDESNFRSNKYH; this comes from the coding sequence GTGAGAGGACAGGTTTACAAGTCGACAGGAAGTTGGTATAAAGTTAAAGACGAAAAGGGGGAATTTTGGAATTGCCGAACCAAGGGAAAACTACGGTTGGCGGGGATAAAATCTACGAACCCCGTGGCCGTTGGTGATTTTATAGAGTTCGAAAAAGACGAAAATAGTCCGGAGCAAGAGGGAATTATTAAGGAAATTTATGACCGCAAAAATTACCTGCTACGTAAATCAACCAATCTTTCTAAGCAAACCCATGTTATTGCGGCAAATGTCGACCTGTTATTTTTGGTGGTTACCATAGATAATCCTCCAACCTCTTTTGGGTTTATCGATAGATTTTTGGTGATGGCTGAAGCTTTTAACGTTCCGGTTCATATTCTCATTAACAAATGGGATTTATACCAAAACGAATCGCTTGAGAAGGCCGAAGAATACGTGCAATTATATACTTCGGTTGGATACCCTGTTACTCGACTTTCGGTAGAGACTGGTGAGGGTATTGAGGAACTAAAAACGCTAATAAAAGATAAGTGCATTGTTTTTTCAGGACACTCAGGAGTTGGGAAGTCTTCGCTTCTTAAATTATTGGCTCCAGACCTGGATATCAGAATTGGCGACACCTCCTCTGTACACCAAAAAGGTAAGCACACCACCACCTTTGCCGAAATGTTCGACCTAGATTTTAATGCCAGAATTATTGACACCCCTGGAATAAAAGGATTTGGAATTACCCGTTTGGAGAAGGATGAAATTGCTTTATATTTTAAGGAAATGAAGGCGCTTTTAGACGACTGCAAATTCTACAACTGTAAGCACCTAAACGAACCCAATTGTGCGGTTAAGGAGGCGGTTGTAGACGGAGAAATAGCCGAAAGCAGATACTACTCCTACTTAAACATGATGGAGGACGACGAAAGCAATTTTAGATCGAATAAATACCACTAA
- the dtd gene encoding D-aminoacyl-tRNA deacylase: MRVVLQRVNHASVQVNGKAIGVIAKGLLLLVGIEDADTIEDLEWMAKKVAGMRIFSDDEGKMNLSVQDISGEVLVVSQFTLHASTKKGNRPSFIKAGKPDFAASMISDFQNILSVKYQLPIQTGEFGADMKVTLENDGPVTIVIDSKNKE; encoded by the coding sequence ATGAGGGTTGTTTTACAGCGAGTTAACCATGCATCGGTACAGGTAAACGGAAAAGCGATAGGAGTAATCGCAAAAGGGCTTTTATTACTAGTGGGAATTGAAGATGCCGACACCATAGAAGATTTGGAATGGATGGCAAAAAAGGTGGCAGGAATGCGCATTTTTTCTGACGATGAAGGCAAAATGAATTTATCGGTTCAGGATATTTCCGGAGAGGTTTTGGTTGTAAGTCAGTTCACGCTGCATGCCTCTACCAAGAAGGGAAATAGACCAAGCTTTATCAAGGCAGGCAAACCCGATTTTGCGGCATCCATGATCTCAGATTTTCAGAACATCCTTAGTGTTAAGTACCAGCTTCCCATTCAAACTGGAGAATTTGGAGCCGATATGAAAGTGACCCTTGAAAACGACGGTCCCGTTACCATCGTAATTGATTCTAAAAACAAAGAGTAA
- a CDS encoding nucleotide pyrophosphohydrolase — MTISEAQEKVDQWIKTVGVRYFNELTNMAQLTEEVGEVARIIARRYGEQSEKESDKKKDLGQELADVLWVLICLANQTGVDLEKELKTNFERKTLRDSDRHQQNPKLKQ, encoded by the coding sequence ATGACCATTTCCGAAGCGCAAGAAAAGGTAGACCAATGGATTAAAACCGTTGGAGTTCGATATTTCAACGAACTCACTAACATGGCACAGCTTACAGAGGAAGTGGGTGAAGTGGCACGCATTATTGCACGTAGATACGGCGAACAAAGCGAAAAAGAATCCGATAAAAAGAAAGATCTCGGCCAAGAACTAGCTGATGTACTGTGGGTGCTAATTTGTTTGGCAAACCAAACAGGCGTGGATTTAGAAAAAGAATTGAAAACGAATTTTGAAAGGAAAACGTTACGAGATAGCGACCGACACCAACAAAATCCAAAATTGAAACAATGA